A genomic window from Candidatus Methylacidiphilum fumarolicum includes:
- a CDS encoding zinc ribbon domain-containing protein, with protein sequence MSQWEYGKDLDYLIQKREQVRIACFTGDEGVRSSRCAECSHRHKPRGRNWWCPKCGFQDHRDVVGGVNRHLFGLWSGGAISNVHRVSETWPSTRAGRQDE encoded by the coding sequence ATGAGCCAGTGGGAATACGGCAAGGATTTAGACTATTTGATACAGAAAAGAGAGCAAGTCCGCATCGCGTGCTTCACCGGAGACGAGGGGGTCAGGTCCAGCCGGTGTGCGGAATGCAGCCATCGCCATAAGCCTCGTGGGCGGAACTGGTGGTGTCCGAAATGTGGCTTTCAGGACCACCGGGATGTGGTCGGCGGCGTCAACAGGCACCTATTTGGCCTTTGGTCAGGTGGTGCCATTTCCAATGTGCATCGCGTATCTGAGACCTGGCCCTCTACGAGGGCGGGCCGCCAGGATGAATAA